The DNA sequence TGGGCTTGCGGATGACCGGGTGGCTGCCGCGCTCGCTGCGCCCGTCGATGACCTCTTCATTGGCGAGCACGGTGCCGAGCGCCGGGCACCAGTTCACGGGGACCTCGGCGATGTACGCCAGGCCCTGCTCGTAGAGTTTGAGGAAGATCCACTGGGTCCAGCGGTAGTAATCGGGGTCGGTGGTGTTGATCTCCCGATCCCAGTCGTAGGCAAAGCCCAGCGCCTGGAGCTGGCCCTTAAAGGTCGCGATGTTTTCGACGGTGGTGTCGCGGGGATGGGTGCCGGTGTTGATGGCGTGCTGCTCGGCCGGCAGACCGAAGGCATCCCAGCCCATGGGGTGGAGCACGTCGAAGCCGCGGGCCCGCTTAAAGCGCGCCATGATGTCGGTGGCGGTGTAGCCCTCGACGTGTCCCACGTGCAGCCCGGAGCCCGAGGGATAGGGAAACATATCGAGCACAAAGAAGGAGGGTTTGCTGAGGTCCTCTTCGACCTTAAAGGTCTTGTTCTTTTGCCAGTAGGCCTGCCACTTGGGCTCGATCTGATCGGGACGGAAATCGGACATGCTCGGGCTCGTTGGAAAATGAAGTAAAGTGGGCTCAACACAGCCATCAGAAGACGTGCGGTGCAGGTTTAGCCCAGGGATCTCAGCGGGGCAAGACGCCGGCTGCCGGGCTGGCGGTGAGCGCGCCGGTCGGGCCGTAGGTTTGGAGGAGGTAGGCGACGATGTCGTCGGACTCGAACATCGCGACGTCCTGGTTGGGATCGACGAGGTAAGGCACCATCACGCGACCGGCGAGCGCCTCGAAATCGGAGCGACGGGCCGAGCCGATGGCGACGTTCTCCATGCGGTAATCCAGGTTGAGTTCGTGGAGGGTCTCCCGCACTTTTCGGCAGAAGGGAGAGGCCTCAAAACCGTAGAGTACCGGCAGCTCGGGCGGTTGGGTGCGGGCCTCCAGGCCGGGGAGGACGCGGATGCCGCGCGGGCGCACCAGGGTGGCGATAAACCCGGTCAGCGTGCTCGGCAGGCTGGTGAGCCTGTCTACACTCGGCAGACCCTGGCCATAGTGACGGTGCACGTGGTCGAGGATCGCCGAGGATTCAAGCAGAACATCGCCGGTGTTCGGGTCGATGAGCACCGGGAACTGGAGCTTGCCGCTGAGTTCGGTGGCGCGAGCGCGCTTGGTGGTGTCGCCGCGGGCGCAGGTACGAGCGATGTAGGAGATATCGAGCTCGCTGAGCGCCTCGCGCACCTTTCGGCAGTAGGGGCAGCCCTCGAACTCGTAGAGTTCCAGGGCTTGCTCGGGGCGCGGTGGCTGCGCCTGGTTGTGCTCGCGCACCTTTCGGCCGCGGGCGGCCCGAATCAGCGATACGGCGAACAGGTGGAGGGTGTTGAACGTGCCCATAGAGACCTCGTAGGGGAAGGATTCAGGGCCGGTCGACGCGCAAGACGTAGGACCAGGCCCAGCCCGGCGAGCCACAATCCTGGTCGCCGCCGGTGATCATGAAGAAGTATTGGCCGGCAGGATAATCCTGAGTCTCCCAGACGATCGTGGTTTCGAAGCGGCCGCGGGCGTCCACCGGGACGCAGTCCTCCTGCCAGGTGGATGCGCCCTGCGCGCGGCGGTGAATGACCACGTTGGGAGAGGTGCCGCGGTAGGTGCCCTCGATCGTCTGCCCGGCGCGGCCCTCCCCGAGCGGGAGAACCGTGGGGAGTTTCTTGCGCAGGAAGACGCCCTGATGCGCGAAGGCGTCGCGCGGAAGGGTCGAGTAGTCGGTAGGATCGCAGGTCAGCGAGAGGGCGTTTTGCGAGGTGTAGCTCGCCAGGGGCAGCGGGTAGGCGTAGCCGGCATCTCGGGCTTCGGTGAAGCGCACCGGCAGGGTCCTGCCGGTGAGGTCCTGGAGCGCGAAGTGCAGGTGCGGACCGCTGGAGAAGCCGGTGTTGCCACAGAGGCCGAGGAGCTGGCCGGCGCAGACCTGATCTCCGGGTTGGACCAGCGCTCCGAAGTGCTGGAGGTGGTAATAGGCGGAGTAGGTGCCGTCGCCGTGGTCCAGGGTTACGTAGTTGGCGTCTTCCACGCACTCCGAGGCGGAGCACCCTTTGTTGGAATCGCCCCGCGCCGCCCAGACCACGCCATCGCGGGAGGCCACCACGGGGGTGCCCTCAGCGCAGGCAAAGTCGACCGCAAAGGCCATGCCCTCTTTGTGGCTGGTATACCCGTGAAAGCCCTGGGAGACCTCCACGGTGTTCCCCTCCCGAAATGGGATCCGGTGCTCCGGGGTGAGCTGATTGCGGCAGATCCCGCTCTTATCGAGCTGGGCACCGGCCAGGCACACCGGCGAAGGCGTGCGAAAAGATGCACAGCCGGCCAGCACGCCCCCAAGCGTCAGGGTGATGCTCAGCGCCCACGCGCTCTGGAAGATCGTTGTTGCTCTCACTACCAACCACCTGAGGGGCCCGAAGGGCCCCACACTGCCACGTCACAGGCCGCACGGCTCTTGACCGCACTCGCCAGCGAGCGGGGAAGAGGTTCGCGTCAACCGGCGGGGATGATGGTGCTGGCCGAAGCCGGCGTCAACCCGCGCTGCGGGCCGCCGGCGCGGGTTGCGCGGGGGAGCACCGGTTGGCAGATGCTCCTTGTCATGACGAGGTTTCAGAAAGCCCGGGGCGCACCCGCGGAGAGCCCCGAAGCGTTTTGACAGCGTTGGAGCCCGGGTGACATCATCGCGCGCCTCGTTGCCGGCGCGTGCGATTCGCGCACGCTGATACGCCGTGCTTTGGTCGAGCCCCTTTAACCCGCACAAAACGCTCCTTCACAGGCCATCATGGAACCGATCACCTGGGCGATTCTGACCACCCTGGCATTGCTCGCCGGCGGCGGGTTAACGCAGGCCGCACGCCAGCGGCGAGCGGCGCAGGAACGGGTCCAGCTGCGGGCGGCGCTGCGGGCGCCGCACCCGGTGGGCGCGACCCGGGTGTCGGTGTTTGATGTGTACTGGGATCTGGGAGCGTCGAGTTGGTCGCTGGAGCTGATGGCGCATCATGATCTCTTGCCCGAGCACGAGGAGGAGATCTTCGGCGTGTGGCATCGGCTCGAAGATCTGGTGGCGGGCCACGGTAGCTACGACGCGTTTTTGGAAGACAGCCTGGAGGCGATCGGGGAGTTCTTTGACGAGCATCGCCATGTGGGAAGCCGCCGGCAGCTTCCGGGGCTGAGCCAGCGCCGACGGCGCGTGCTGGAGTTGGAGGGGCCGGAGAGCGCCGAGGTCGCGGATAACCTCCCGGTGCGGCGGCACGAGGGGAGCGGCGTGCCGACGCACCAGGAAGCGCGCCGCAGGCGCGCGTTGCGCGGGGACACCCGAAGTGGCTATGGGGGCCCTGTTACCTTAGGTCTCTCGGAGCGCGGGGGTGGCGGCCTCTTCGACGTCGAGAAGCTCGGCAACCTCGATGCGCAGTCGGTGCTCGGCGCGTTTATCTCCGGGGACCTGGGCCGGCGCCTGGAGCAGTGGTGGATGATGCGCCGAGTCCGCCAGCTGCGCGACGCGCTCGACCAGGAGCTCATCGCCTTCTACACGTTCTACGTGGAGGCCGTGCGCCGCTCCCCGCATTTTTATGAGCCTCTATACGACGCGAGCCGTCGCTGGCGAGAGGAAGCCACTCG is a window from the Lujinxingia litoralis genome containing:
- a CDS encoding glutathione S-transferase N-terminal domain-containing protein, yielding MGTFNTLHLFAVSLIRAARGRKVREHNQAQPPRPEQALELYEFEGCPYCRKVREALSELDISYIARTCARGDTTKRARATELSGKLQFPVLIDPNTGDVLLESSAILDHVHRHYGQGLPSVDRLTSLPSTLTGFIATLVRPRGIRVLPGLEARTQPPELPVLYGFEASPFCRKVRETLHELNLDYRMENVAIGSARRSDFEALAGRVMVPYLVDPNQDVAMFESDDIVAYLLQTYGPTGALTASPAAGVLPR
- a CDS encoding M23 family metallopeptidase translates to MRATTIFQSAWALSITLTLGGVLAGCASFRTPSPVCLAGAQLDKSGICRNQLTPEHRIPFREGNTVEVSQGFHGYTSHKEGMAFAVDFACAEGTPVVASRDGVVWAARGDSNKGCSASECVEDANYVTLDHGDGTYSAYYHLQHFGALVQPGDQVCAGQLLGLCGNTGFSSGPHLHFALQDLTGRTLPVRFTEARDAGYAYPLPLASYTSQNALSLTCDPTDYSTLPRDAFAHQGVFLRKKLPTVLPLGEGRAGQTIEGTYRGTSPNVVIHRRAQGASTWQEDCVPVDARGRFETTIVWETQDYPAGQYFFMITGGDQDCGSPGWAWSYVLRVDRP